A genome region from Arachidicoccus soli includes the following:
- a CDS encoding 6-pyruvoyl trahydropterin synthase family protein, translated as MVYLTRVEHFNAAHKLYNPNWTKERNDEIFGLCANENWHGHNFELYITIKGSPDPDTGFLMDVKKLSSIIIERVTDKLDHKNLNLDVDFLQGKICSTEVLAIAIWQQLTPHLPNNVHLHRVKLYETPRIFVEYFGE; from the coding sequence ATGGTTTATTTAACACGCGTAGAACATTTTAACGCAGCACATAAATTATATAACCCCAATTGGACCAAGGAGAGGAATGATGAAATTTTTGGATTGTGCGCCAATGAAAACTGGCATGGGCACAATTTTGAATTATATATCACCATAAAAGGAAGCCCAGATCCTGATACCGGTTTTTTAATGGATGTAAAAAAATTAAGCAGCATTATAATTGAAAGGGTTACCGACAAACTGGATCATAAAAATTTAAATTTAGATGTAGATTTTTTGCAGGGAAAAATTTGCAGTACCGAAGTGCTGGCAATTGCTATTTGGCAACAACTAACGCCTCATCTGCCAAATAATGTACATTTGCATCGGGTAAAACTTTATGAAACACCAAGAATTTTTGTAGAATATTTTGGTGAATAG
- a CDS encoding GNAT family N-acetyltransferase: MYRIRRAIKEDCVQLMELIRELAEFEKAPQEVTVSLTHFEESGFGQNPIWWAFVAEQEATNKIVAFALYYIRYSTWKGQRMYLEDLIVTEACRGKGVGKLLFERLIEEAKDKNLAGMVWQALDWNQPALNFYKKYKADFDSEWVNCSISF; this comes from the coding sequence ATGTATCGAATTAGAAGAGCAATAAAAGAAGACTGTGTCCAGCTAATGGAATTAATCAGAGAATTGGCTGAATTTGAGAAAGCACCGCAAGAGGTGACTGTCTCACTAACACATTTTGAAGAAAGTGGGTTTGGTCAAAACCCCATATGGTGGGCCTTTGTAGCAGAGCAGGAGGCGACAAATAAAATTGTGGCTTTTGCATTGTATTATATCCGTTATTCAACCTGGAAAGGGCAAAGGATGTATCTAGAAGACTTGATTGTGACGGAAGCTTGCAGGGGAAAGGGCGTTGGTAAATTACTCTTTGAAAGGTTAATAGAGGAAGCAAAAGATAAAAATTTAGCCGGAATGGTCTGGCAGGCTTTGGACTGGAATCAACCGGCCCTGAATTTTTATAAAAAATATAAGGCTGATTTTGATAGTGAATGGGTCAACTGCTCTATTAGTTTTTAA
- a CDS encoding 6-pyruvoyl trahydropterin synthase family protein → MSRELVSVFRKAHFNAAHRLHVPSWSEAENTRIFDKCNNPHFHGHNYELVVKITGEVDTITGFVIDLKILNEIIQQEIIARFDHRNLNLDTQEFKTLNPTAENIAIVIYRLIRAKIDRSLDLQIRLYETERNFVEYPVSR, encoded by the coding sequence ATGTCTAGAGAATTAGTTTCTGTTTTTAGAAAGGCCCACTTTAACGCGGCACACAGGCTACACGTGCCCTCTTGGAGCGAGGCCGAAAACACACGCATCTTTGATAAATGCAACAACCCTCATTTTCATGGGCATAATTATGAATTAGTAGTGAAAATAACCGGAGAGGTAGACACCATCACCGGTTTTGTAATTGATTTAAAAATATTAAATGAGATTATTCAACAAGAAATTATTGCCCGGTTCGATCATCGAAATTTGAATTTAGATACCCAAGAATTCAAAACGCTAAACCCTACAGCAGAGAACATAGCTATTGTTATTTATAGGCTTATTCGGGCAAAAATTGACCGCTCACTTGATTTGCAAATACGATTATATGAGACCGAAAGAAACTTTGTAGAATATCCTGTTTCAAGATAA